From Aurantimicrobium sp. INA4, one genomic window encodes:
- a CDS encoding class I SAM-dependent methyltransferase, with protein MTHNELTWKFLNEFDVESNTQAQARAISLEHGLNPISPAVGAQLALVAAATNATNMIEIGTGCGLSGLWLLSGAPEATLTSIDLEFEYHEQAREFFTEAGFPASRVRLITGKALDVLPRMNENSYDVVLVDGDPNQVEQNVEHALRLVRVGGTVLVPHILHDGDVANPAKRTAEVNGLRAVLTVAQESENIVVALSPAGDGLLQFTKIS; from the coding sequence GTGACACACAACGAACTAACGTGGAAGTTCCTCAACGAATTTGATGTTGAGTCGAACACCCAGGCACAGGCCCGCGCTATTTCCCTCGAACACGGTTTAAACCCCATCAGTCCGGCTGTTGGAGCACAGCTTGCATTAGTTGCTGCCGCAACAAATGCCACCAACATGATTGAGATCGGCACCGGTTGTGGTCTGTCAGGTTTGTGGCTTCTTTCCGGTGCTCCTGAGGCAACCCTGACCTCGATTGACCTTGAGTTCGAATATCACGAGCAGGCTCGTGAATTCTTTACTGAAGCAGGTTTCCCCGCCAGCCGCGTTCGCCTCATTACAGGTAAGGCGCTTGATGTTCTTCCTCGCATGAACGAGAACAGCTACGACGTTGTCCTCGTGGATGGGGACCCCAACCAGGTTGAACAGAATGTAGAACACGCATTGCGCCTAGTTCGTGTGGGTGGAACTGTGCTCGTTCCTCACATTCTGCACGACGGCGACGTAGCAAACCCAGCGAAGCGCACGGCAGAGGTCAACGGTTTGCGTGCCGTGCTTACCGTCGCTCAAGAATCGGAGAACATCGTCGTTGCCCTCTCCCCTGCAGGTGACGGTCTGCTGCAGTTCACCAAGATTTCCTAA
- a CDS encoding DNA-3-methyladenine glycosylase I produces MAYNDLEIGADGLARCGWVGTDPEYARYHDEEWGVKLLGDHNLFEKLSLEGFQAGLSWITILKRRPGFRDAFHNFDIDAVASYTPDDVERLMRDERIIRNRAKIEATISNAQVAQQLIAQQSGALHDLIWSFQPLSRQRANACAGDEQLRYQTLAEIPAVTTESEQLSKALKRLGFRFVGPTTMYALMQSAGLVDDHLAGCHRAV; encoded by the coding sequence ATGGCCTACAACGATCTCGAAATTGGTGCCGATGGTTTAGCTCGCTGTGGCTGGGTTGGTACTGATCCCGAATACGCTCGCTATCACGATGAAGAGTGGGGCGTGAAGCTTCTCGGTGATCACAATCTCTTCGAAAAGCTTTCCCTCGAAGGCTTCCAAGCTGGTCTGAGCTGGATCACCATCTTGAAACGTCGACCAGGGTTTCGTGATGCATTTCACAACTTTGATATCGATGCCGTTGCTTCTTACACTCCAGATGATGTGGAACGCCTTATGCGTGATGAACGCATCATTCGCAACAGAGCAAAGATCGAAGCAACCATCTCAAATGCACAGGTAGCTCAGCAGTTGATTGCGCAGCAATCAGGTGCGCTCCATGATCTCATCTGGTCATTTCAACCGTTGTCGAGGCAGCGCGCAAACGCGTGTGCTGGAGATGAACAGTTGCGCTACCAAACATTGGCAGAAATTCCTGCTGTCACAACAGAATCAGAACAGCTCAGTAAGGCACTCAAGAGATTGGGCTTTAGATTCGTTGGCCCCACCACGATGTATGCGCTGATGCAATCTGCCGGTCTGGTTGACGATCACTTGGCCGGCTGCCACAGAGCTGTTTAG
- the dapC gene encoding succinyldiaminopimelate transaminase → MLTELPDYPWDAMAPFVAKAKAHPGGAIDLSIGSPVDPTPEVIRAALAQATDSHAYPTTIGTPALREAIVEWFARRRGVTGLGVENVLPTIGSKEFVAWLPFMLRLGPGDVVVHPTAAYPTYEIGARMAEATPFPSDDPAQWPENTKLVWLNSPGNPDGQVLDKEQLKARVQRARELGAYIVGDECYAELGWAGRWEHEPIPSLLDPEVTGGNLTGILTAYSLSKQSNLAGYRAAFVAGDAALIAQLTNIRKHAGMMQPGPVQVAMVAALNDDAHVAAQKERYRARRELLIPALNSAGYRIDHSEAGLYLWVTEGVDAWASIEKLAGLGIIAGPGVFYGDFYPNHVRLSLTETDERIAEAARRLLSV, encoded by the coding sequence ATGCTCACTGAGCTTCCTGACTATCCGTGGGACGCCATGGCGCCCTTCGTGGCGAAGGCAAAAGCTCATCCTGGCGGCGCCATTGATCTCTCTATTGGTTCACCGGTAGACCCCACACCAGAAGTCATTCGTGCTGCCCTAGCTCAGGCAACAGATTCACACGCATACCCCACCACGATCGGAACTCCCGCATTACGCGAAGCAATCGTTGAATGGTTTGCTCGCCGCCGTGGTGTGACCGGCCTGGGTGTTGAGAATGTCCTGCCCACCATTGGGTCCAAAGAATTCGTTGCCTGGCTTCCTTTCATGTTGCGTTTAGGTCCTGGTGATGTTGTCGTCCACCCCACAGCCGCCTATCCGACCTACGAGATCGGGGCGCGCATGGCCGAGGCAACCCCGTTCCCCTCTGACGATCCTGCGCAGTGGCCAGAAAACACCAAGCTGGTGTGGCTCAACAGCCCTGGTAATCCCGATGGTCAGGTTCTCGATAAAGAACAGCTCAAGGCTCGCGTTCAGCGAGCTCGTGAACTCGGTGCCTATATCGTCGGTGACGAGTGTTATGCCGAATTGGGCTGGGCTGGACGCTGGGAACATGAACCAATTCCCAGCCTGCTCGATCCAGAAGTAACCGGCGGCAATCTCACCGGAATCCTCACCGCGTATTCCTTGAGCAAGCAATCCAACCTGGCTGGATACCGTGCAGCATTTGTTGCCGGTGATGCCGCGTTGATTGCTCAGCTGACCAACATTCGTAAGCACGCCGGCATGATGCAACCAGGGCCAGTCCAGGTCGCGATGGTTGCTGCACTCAATGATGATGCACACGTTGCTGCTCAGAAAGAACGCTATCGCGCTCGCCGGGAGCTGCTCATTCCTGCTCTGAACTCTGCCGGATACCGCATCGACCATAGCGAAGCGGGACTCTATTTATGGGTGACCGAGGGTGTGGATGCATGGGCATCGATAGAGAAGCTTGCCGGCTTAGGAATTATTGCTGGCCCGGGCGTTTTTTATGGAGATTTCTATCCCAACCATGTTCGTTTGTCTCTGACGGAAACCGACGAGCGTATTGCTGAGGCTGCACGCAGACTTCTGAGTGTTTAG
- a CDS encoding Ada metal-binding domain-containing protein, giving the protein MPTPQFYGVTTTGIYCRFGCPSRTPRPENVVYLNSTQEAQVHGLRPCKRCRPDQLTTPHQAFHEFVTTQLVILAQQHPAHTIKDHAAALSISTRQLERIILLQTGFSPRAYLKSSMPTSFSERIST; this is encoded by the coding sequence ATGCCCACACCACAGTTCTATGGAGTGACCACGACTGGAATCTATTGTCGTTTTGGCTGCCCATCACGAACTCCACGGCCAGAGAACGTGGTGTATCTCAACTCAACGCAGGAAGCCCAGGTTCACGGTTTACGTCCCTGTAAACGATGCAGACCAGATCAGCTCACTACCCCGCACCAGGCCTTCCACGAATTCGTTACTACGCAATTAGTGATTCTTGCCCAGCAACATCCTGCACACACCATTAAGGACCATGCAGCTGCACTGTCGATATCTACGCGCCAGTTGGAGCGAATTATCTTGCTTCAAACAGGCTTTTCTCCTCGGGCATACCTCAAAAGCAGCATGCCTACGTCCTTCTCTGAAAGAATCAGCACATGA
- a CDS encoding zinc-dependent alcohol dehydrogenase family protein: protein MKAVQFEQFAGPLAVVDVVMPTAPADGVVIEVKAAGLCRSDWHAWQGHDPDITVFPHIPGHEFAGVVHEVGAEVSGLAVGDRVVFPFVCGCGQCSWCESGNAQVCPDQWQPGFSGPGTYAQFVAIPRADFNAVKLPDEVPFDVAASLGCRFATSYRAIKHVASVTQGEIVAVFGCGGIGLAAVMVAASSGAQVIAVDVNDDALELARMAGAAHVINAGDGPFVEAIHAVVPGGVDVSVDALGSIETSRTAVESLRVQGRHVQIGLLLPAKIGDRATVPMHLVIGSELQVLGSHGMAAAAYPQMLSDIANGVIAPGQFITRTISLDEVPEALTAMSEGTEPGVTIIAP from the coding sequence ATGAAGGCAGTCCAATTTGAGCAGTTTGCAGGGCCACTCGCCGTAGTTGACGTGGTGATGCCAACAGCTCCAGCCGACGGTGTTGTTATCGAAGTCAAAGCGGCTGGATTGTGCCGCTCTGATTGGCATGCATGGCAGGGTCATGATCCCGACATCACCGTATTTCCACACATCCCAGGCCATGAGTTTGCTGGTGTGGTTCACGAGGTAGGAGCAGAGGTTTCTGGTCTTGCTGTGGGAGACAGGGTTGTTTTTCCTTTTGTGTGTGGGTGCGGCCAGTGTTCGTGGTGTGAGAGCGGCAATGCCCAGGTGTGTCCAGATCAATGGCAACCAGGCTTTAGTGGCCCAGGCACCTATGCTCAGTTCGTCGCTATTCCACGAGCAGACTTCAACGCGGTGAAACTTCCCGATGAAGTGCCCTTCGATGTGGCAGCAAGCTTAGGTTGCCGCTTTGCCACGAGTTATCGGGCCATCAAGCATGTTGCTTCTGTGACGCAGGGGGAGATCGTTGCTGTCTTTGGCTGTGGCGGGATCGGTTTAGCTGCCGTCATGGTGGCGGCTTCCTCTGGTGCACAGGTCATTGCTGTGGACGTGAACGATGATGCTTTAGAGCTTGCCCGTATGGCCGGTGCTGCGCATGTAATCAATGCAGGGGATGGGCCTTTTGTTGAGGCAATCCATGCAGTTGTTCCAGGCGGTGTTGATGTCTCAGTCGATGCGTTGGGAAGTATAGAAACCTCGCGCACAGCAGTGGAAAGCCTGCGAGTGCAGGGACGCCACGTTCAAATAGGTTTATTGCTACCTGCCAAGATCGGAGACCGGGCTACTGTCCCCATGCATTTAGTGATTGGCAGTGAATTACAGGTGTTGGGCTCACACGGTATGGCAGCAGCTGCTTATCCGCAGATGCTCTCGGACATTGCTAACGGTGTTATCGCTCCAGGGCAGTTTATTACCCGCACTATCAGCTTGGATGAGGTTCCGGAAGCGTTAACCGCGATGAGCGAAGGTACTGAACCTGGCGTGACGATTATCGCGCCCTAG
- the dapD gene encoding 2,3,4,5-tetrahydropyridine-2,6-dicarboxylate N-succinyltransferase → MVSSQTNTHAWGYGLATVASDGTVLDTWYPSPQLGTLPAGRDKWIVPAELEDLVGEDARRRVTLEAVTVEINLEEPAQGTSDAYLRLHLLSHLLVAPNTINLDGIFGQLPNVVWTNAGPVHPSDFSALRPRLLREGIQAQGIDRFPRLTDYVTPDRVRIADASRVRLGAHLAPGTVVMHEGFVNFNAGTLGTSMVEGRISQGVVVGDGSDIGGGASIMGTLSGGGTEKIKIGQRSLLGANSGIGISIGDDCVVEAGLYVTAGTKVNVIDGENTTVMKAKELSGVNNLLFRRNSGTGAVEVTSRTGVGIVLNSALH, encoded by the coding sequence ATGGTTTCTTCGCAGACAAACACGCACGCCTGGGGTTACGGGCTCGCAACTGTTGCCTCAGATGGCACCGTATTGGATACCTGGTATCCCTCACCACAGCTAGGCACTCTGCCTGCTGGACGTGACAAGTGGATTGTTCCTGCCGAACTTGAAGACCTCGTCGGTGAGGATGCTCGTCGTCGGGTCACTTTGGAAGCCGTCACCGTCGAGATCAACCTAGAGGAACCAGCACAGGGCACTTCAGATGCATACCTTCGCCTGCACCTGCTTTCTCACCTTCTCGTTGCTCCGAACACCATCAACCTCGATGGCATCTTCGGTCAACTCCCTAACGTGGTGTGGACTAACGCTGGCCCTGTACATCCGTCAGATTTCAGTGCGCTTCGCCCCCGACTTCTTCGTGAGGGTATTCAAGCTCAGGGAATCGATAGATTCCCTCGCCTAACCGATTACGTCACCCCAGACCGTGTCCGCATCGCAGATGCCTCTCGCGTGCGCTTAGGTGCACACCTTGCTCCAGGAACTGTTGTCATGCACGAAGGTTTTGTGAACTTTAATGCTGGAACCCTAGGAACCTCGATGGTGGAAGGCCGCATTTCTCAAGGCGTTGTCGTCGGTGACGGGTCAGACATCGGTGGTGGTGCCTCCATCATGGGAACACTCTCCGGCGGTGGAACCGAGAAGATCAAGATTGGACAGCGTTCGCTTCTGGGAGCGAACTCCGGCATCGGTATTTCCATTGGTGATGACTGCGTTGTTGAGGCAGGCCTGTATGTCACTGCTGGCACCAAGGTGAACGTCATTGATGGTGAGAACACAACCGTGATGAAAGCTAAAGAGCTTTCTGGCGTGAACAACTTGCTGTTTCGCCGCAATTCGGGAACCGGTGCCGTGGAGGTAACTTCGCGCACTGGCGTGGGCATTGTCCTCAACTCTGCCCTGCACTAA
- a CDS encoding twin-arginine translocase TatA/TatE family subunit yields MFGLTFEKLLIIGVIAVFVIGPERLPAYSAKFGQLVRKLKEMTTGAKERIKEELGDDFDEEEWKKLDPRQYDPRRIIREALLDDAPQSASVIAPAAVSKKVVPRDVNAATPFDIEAT; encoded by the coding sequence GTGTTCGGTTTGACCTTCGAGAAATTACTCATCATTGGGGTAATTGCTGTCTTTGTGATTGGTCCTGAACGTCTGCCTGCGTACTCCGCAAAATTTGGTCAGTTAGTGCGCAAGCTCAAAGAAATGACCACGGGCGCAAAAGAACGCATCAAAGAAGAACTCGGTGACGATTTTGATGAGGAAGAGTGGAAGAAACTCGACCCTCGCCAGTATGACCCACGTCGAATTATTCGTGAGGCACTGTTAGACGATGCTCCACAGTCTGCTTCAGTAATTGCTCCTGCTGCGGTTTCGAAGAAAGTGGTACCTCGCGACGTCAACGCGGCTACCCCCTTCGATATCGAAGCTACCTAA
- the fdxA gene encoding ferredoxin translates to MTYVIALPCVDVKDRACIDECPVDCIYEGDRMLYIHPDECVDCGACEPVCPVEAIYYEDDLPEQWADYYKANVEFFQEIGSPGGAAKVGVIKGDHAVITALPPQA, encoded by the coding sequence TTGACCTACGTCATCGCCTTGCCATGTGTAGATGTCAAAGACCGTGCCTGCATCGATGAGTGCCCCGTAGATTGCATCTACGAAGGTGACCGTATGCTTTACATCCACCCAGATGAGTGCGTGGACTGTGGCGCATGTGAACCAGTGTGCCCCGTCGAAGCCATCTACTACGAAGACGATCTGCCAGAGCAGTGGGCTGACTACTACAAAGCAAACGTAGAATTCTTTCAAGAAATTGGTTCCCCCGGTGGAGCTGCCAAGGTTGGCGTTATCAAGGGTGACCACGCCGTCATTACTGCACTGCCCCCACAGGCCTAA
- a CDS encoding methylated-DNA--[protein]-cysteine S-methyltransferase: MSATFATIDSPLGRIELTSDGEAITYISIEGEGTPHGRLQHGGRPGNPDAVITQATKELGEYFAGTRKDFDVPVKLVGTPFQQAIWHELLAIPYGGHASYGDLAARAGNPKAARAVGGAVGANPVPIIVPCHRILAGNNKLTGYSGGSGVPTKIQLLDIEGIEYK; this comes from the coding sequence ATGAGCGCAACCTTTGCCACCATTGACTCCCCACTCGGACGCATCGAGCTCACCAGCGACGGTGAAGCCATTACCTACATCAGCATTGAAGGTGAAGGAACACCCCACGGCCGTCTTCAACATGGTGGTCGTCCAGGTAACCCTGATGCTGTCATCACCCAAGCGACCAAGGAACTGGGCGAGTATTTCGCTGGCACACGAAAAGACTTTGATGTTCCGGTCAAACTCGTTGGTACGCCATTCCAGCAAGCCATTTGGCATGAACTTCTGGCCATTCCTTATGGTGGCCACGCCTCTTATGGTGATCTTGCTGCCCGTGCAGGCAATCCCAAGGCAGCTCGTGCGGTTGGTGGCGCAGTGGGCGCCAACCCAGTGCCGATAATTGTCCCCTGTCACCGTATACTGGCCGGGAATAACAAGCTCACCGGCTACTCCGGTGGTTCTGGGGTTCCTACCAAGATTCAGCTTCTGGATATCGAAGGTATCGAATACAAGTAG
- the dapE gene encoding succinyl-diaminopimelate desuccinylase, giving the protein MSSTPTLDLFRSSVELTADICNIESVSGNEHALANAIEAALSEYAHLDIFRNEDAVVARTNLGRSQRVIIAGHIDTVPVNNNLPVRYSEEEGAQWLWGRGTVDMKAGVAVAVKLAAELTEPAYDITWIWYDHEEVESSLNGLGRLAVVAPELLTGDFAILGEPSNSTVEGGCNGTLRVEVRTHGVRAHSARAWMGENAIHKLAPALAALEGYKPATVTVDGLDYREGLSAVGISGGVAGNVIPDAAVLTVNYRFAPDKSVDQALVHVQDVFAGFEIVVIDSAEGARPGLTAAIAQDFVAAVGEEPKPKYGWTDVSRFSALGIPAVNFGPGDPSLAHTDDERVLTSQIESCEQALRTWLTQA; this is encoded by the coding sequence ATGTCCTCCACGCCAACGCTTGACCTGTTCCGCTCTAGCGTTGAGCTCACAGCAGACATTTGCAACATTGAGTCTGTTTCAGGCAATGAGCACGCCCTCGCAAATGCGATAGAAGCAGCACTGTCTGAATATGCGCATTTGGATATCTTCCGCAATGAAGATGCTGTCGTGGCACGAACCAACCTTGGTCGCTCGCAACGCGTCATTATTGCTGGGCATATCGATACCGTTCCGGTCAACAACAACCTTCCGGTTCGCTACAGCGAAGAAGAAGGCGCCCAGTGGTTGTGGGGCAGGGGAACAGTAGACATGAAGGCCGGTGTTGCTGTTGCGGTCAAACTTGCTGCTGAACTGACCGAACCGGCCTATGACATCACCTGGATTTGGTACGACCACGAAGAAGTCGAGTCCTCCCTCAACGGGCTTGGACGCTTGGCTGTGGTGGCACCTGAGTTACTCACCGGCGATTTTGCCATTTTGGGGGAACCATCCAACTCCACCGTTGAGGGCGGTTGCAATGGAACTTTACGTGTAGAGGTGCGCACGCACGGTGTTCGTGCACACTCAGCCAGGGCGTGGATGGGCGAGAATGCGATTCACAAACTTGCTCCAGCCTTGGCTGCCTTAGAGGGATACAAACCCGCAACAGTCACAGTCGATGGTCTGGACTATCGTGAAGGACTGAGTGCAGTGGGGATTTCTGGCGGTGTCGCAGGCAATGTGATTCCCGATGCTGCTGTCCTTACTGTGAATTACAGGTTTGCTCCAGACAAGTCTGTGGATCAAGCTCTTGTTCACGTGCAAGATGTGTTTGCCGGGTTTGAGATTGTTGTTATTGACAGCGCAGAGGGCGCGAGGCCTGGTTTGACTGCTGCCATTGCACAAGACTTTGTCGCTGCAGTGGGAGAAGAACCCAAGCCCAAATATGGCTGGACAGACGTCTCACGTTTTTCAGCGCTGGGAATCCCTGCAGTGAACTTTGGACCGGGCGACCCTTCCCTTGCCCACACTGATGATGAGCGCGTCTTGACATCACAGATTGAGTCCTGCGAGCAGGCACTGCGCACCTGGCTCACTCAGGCCTAA
- a CDS encoding citrate synthase: MTEATNSVPAGENISLTYNGKTIELPVLHGTEGNPAIDLSSLTKQTGLTALDYGFVNTASTKSKITYIDGEAGILRYRGYPIDQVATNLTFLETAYLLIHGEVPTAVEKENFEENIRRHTLLHEDLKDFFSGFPRRAHPMPVLSAGVSALSTYYEDSLDPKNPEQVETSTYRLLAKLPVMAAYAHKKSIGQARLYPDNSLSYVENFLRLTFGNKAEPYVQNPVVVNALERLLILHADHEQNASTSTVRLVGSTDANLFASVSAGINALFGPLHGGANEAVLTMLGEIQESGESVSKYVERVKNKEDGVRLMGFGHRVYKNYDPRARLVKDTADEVLAALGVDDPLLDIAKELEGIALEDDYFKERKLYPNVDFYTGVIYKAMGFPTRMFTVLFALGRLPGWIAHWREMNLDPQTKIGRPQQLYIGDQLRNL; the protein is encoded by the coding sequence GTGACTGAAGCCACTAACTCAGTGCCTGCGGGGGAGAACATTTCCCTCACCTATAACGGCAAGACCATTGAGCTACCCGTTTTGCACGGTACCGAAGGCAATCCAGCTATTGACCTCTCGTCACTGACCAAGCAGACCGGCCTCACCGCACTGGACTATGGCTTCGTCAACACAGCTTCCACCAAGTCGAAAATCACCTACATCGATGGTGAGGCTGGAATCCTCCGATACCGCGGGTATCCCATTGACCAGGTGGCCACAAACCTCACATTCTTAGAAACTGCTTACCTGCTCATTCATGGCGAAGTTCCTACCGCAGTCGAGAAAGAAAACTTCGAAGAAAACATTCGTCGTCACACACTCCTGCACGAAGACCTCAAGGATTTCTTCTCCGGATTCCCACGTCGCGCACACCCTATGCCGGTACTCTCCGCAGGTGTTTCAGCACTGTCGACCTACTACGAAGACTCACTCGATCCCAAGAACCCTGAGCAGGTTGAAACGTCGACCTACCGCCTTCTGGCAAAGCTTCCCGTTATGGCTGCCTATGCGCACAAAAAGAGCATCGGTCAGGCTCGTCTCTACCCAGACAACTCGCTGTCTTATGTAGAGAACTTCCTTCGCCTAACCTTCGGCAACAAGGCCGAGCCTTACGTTCAGAACCCTGTTGTCGTCAACGCTCTCGAGCGTTTGCTCATTCTGCATGCAGACCACGAACAGAACGCCTCGACCTCTACTGTCCGCTTGGTCGGTTCTACTGATGCAAACCTCTTTGCATCCGTCTCTGCAGGTATCAACGCTCTCTTTGGTCCACTTCACGGTGGAGCAAATGAGGCTGTGCTGACCATGCTCGGAGAAATCCAAGAATCAGGTGAGTCCGTTTCCAAGTATGTTGAGCGCGTCAAGAACAAAGAAGACGGCGTGCGTCTGATGGGCTTTGGTCACCGCGTGTACAAGAACTACGACCCACGCGCACGCCTGGTCAAGGACACCGCAGACGAAGTTCTTGCAGCCCTTGGTGTCGATGACCCACTTCTAGATATCGCCAAAGAGCTTGAAGGAATCGCGCTCGAGGACGACTACTTCAAGGAGCGCAAGCTCTACCCCAACGTGGACTTCTACACCGGTGTGATCTACAAGGCGATGGGTTTCCCCACACGCATGTTTACAGTTTTGTTTGCTCTGGGCCGTCTGCCCGGTTGGATTGCGCACTGGCGTGAAATGAACCTGGACCCACAGACCAAGATTGGTCGCCCACAGCAGCTCTACATCGGCGACCAGCTTCGTAACCTCTAA
- a CDS encoding DUF3117 domain-containing protein: MAAMKPRTGDGPMEAVKEGRLIIVRVPLEGGGRLVVSVNDAEAKELHDVLAKVVNPA; this comes from the coding sequence ATGGCTGCAATGAAGCCACGGACCGGCGACGGTCCCATGGAGGCTGTCAAGGAAGGTCGCCTGATTATTGTGCGCGTTCCTCTCGAGGGTGGTGGCCGTTTGGTCGTCTCCGTCAACGACGCTGAAGCAAAGGAGCTTCACGACGTACTGGCCAAGGTTGTAAACCCCGCCTAG
- a CDS encoding InlB B-repeat-containing protein, producing the protein MKNSLIARGFVALLLVMASVFAGVTPASATATTVTFDGSTPSFTAGSSTPVMSFRVTPGDSNPFNRIKIAVYDAAGTNLITAGQSNMGYSPSQASCFTALNAPLVGCTRDGDDAGFFEFSNGTTGSQLIQLNSGLFTLSPTAGNYTFRLSIYNGGTENSSATVNFSASQPTTYNVTFSAGGGSGSQSSFTTTGTFTLPASTTFTPPSGKVFGGWVDAAVSNTVLTAGSSYTVSQDTNLMPVWVNSGNNNNQSTPFTVSNVSFDRGSAASFSSLAVGANVPAFTMNFSGFSGGASVDQINYVLGDPYNNVFFTVPGAVTNSGNNYQAWNPGASTCGITGIRIGGVAQNSNSGISCLKSTYTANGVTQYWNSIKFSTPTTASISVDTASGVFVVSQAGNLNFFATLFNNSVSPRLISNNVQAFDASSQGSSSPSAQADAVSFTIPVSPGQRIVGEDVTISATDLALSTDYSVVLRSTPQILAQGRTVSSSFNTSVTIPDNLKPGWHSITFNATRSDGAAITEVVYFKINADGTLLATSETMPAELALTGIVTTGGIPLAIIVLLMGFAAFFIAREINPDFVRVMSLVRGPDGQLDFVKRRIRSEEL; encoded by the coding sequence GTGAAGAATTCTTTGATTGCCCGCGGATTCGTCGCGCTGTTGTTGGTCATGGCATCTGTTTTTGCCGGGGTTACTCCTGCAAGTGCGACAGCTACTACGGTTACTTTCGATGGTTCCACGCCATCGTTTACGGCTGGTTCTTCCACACCTGTGATGAGCTTTCGGGTCACTCCGGGGGATAGCAACCCGTTCAACCGCATCAAAATTGCTGTTTACGACGCTGCTGGAACCAACCTGATTACCGCAGGTCAGAGCAACATGGGCTATTCCCCCAGCCAAGCAAGTTGTTTCACGGCACTCAATGCACCGCTTGTAGGGTGCACAAGAGACGGTGATGATGCTGGTTTCTTTGAATTCAGCAACGGCACAACGGGGTCTCAACTCATTCAGCTCAACTCAGGCTTGTTCACGTTGTCACCAACTGCTGGAAACTACACCTTCCGGCTGAGTATCTACAACGGAGGAACTGAGAATTCCTCGGCGACTGTGAACTTTTCAGCTTCGCAACCGACCACATACAACGTGACATTTTCTGCTGGCGGTGGTTCCGGCTCACAATCCTCATTCACAACAACTGGAACATTCACACTGCCTGCCAGCACGACGTTTACTCCCCCCAGTGGCAAAGTATTCGGTGGTTGGGTGGACGCTGCTGTCTCCAACACTGTGCTCACAGCGGGTTCGAGTTATACGGTGTCACAGGACACCAACCTGATGCCTGTGTGGGTAAACAGCGGAAACAACAATAACCAATCCACACCTTTCACTGTGAGCAATGTCAGTTTTGACAGAGGTTCTGCCGCGTCATTCTCCAGTCTTGCTGTGGGGGCAAATGTTCCCGCTTTCACAATGAATTTCAGTGGGTTTTCTGGAGGAGCCTCTGTTGATCAAATCAACTATGTGCTTGGGGATCCTTACAACAATGTTTTCTTCACAGTTCCTGGTGCTGTGACAAATAGCGGAAATAACTATCAAGCCTGGAACCCTGGCGCTTCAACCTGTGGCATAACAGGAATCCGAATTGGCGGGGTGGCTCAAAACTCCAACAGCGGAATTTCGTGTCTGAAATCGACTTACACAGCGAATGGAGTGACTCAATATTGGAACTCCATTAAGTTTTCGACACCCACCACAGCATCAATTTCTGTAGATACAGCAAGCGGTGTTTTTGTCGTTTCTCAAGCTGGCAACCTCAACTTTTTCGCAACCTTGTTCAACAACAGTGTCAGCCCACGTCTCATCTCCAATAATGTTCAAGCCTTTGATGCGTCTAGCCAAGGCTCCTCTTCACCCTCTGCTCAAGCTGACGCCGTTAGTTTCACTATTCCGGTTAGTCCCGGTCAACGCATTGTCGGCGAAGATGTGACGATTTCAGCAACAGATTTGGCTTTAAGCACTGATTATTCTGTCGTCCTACGCAGTACCCCACAGATTCTTGCACAGGGAAGAACGGTATCCAGTTCCTTCAATACGTCAGTGACTATTCCCGACAATCTGAAACCTGGATGGCACTCCATCACTTTCAATGCAACACGCTCTGACGGAGCAGCCATCACCGAAGTTGTCTATTTCAAGATCAACGCTGATGGAACCCTGCTAGCAACCTCGGAAACTATGCCTGCTGAACTGGCCCTCACCGGAATCGTAACCACCGGAGGAATTCCGTTAGCAATCATCGTCTTGCTCATGGGGTTTGCGGCCTTCTTCATTGCACGTGAAATCAACCCTGATTTTGTTCGAGTGATGTCGTTGGTTCGCGGACCGGACGGTCAACTAGATTTCGTCAAGCGACGGATTCGCTCAGAAGAACTCTAG